The Ancylothrix sp. D3o genome has a window encoding:
- a CDS encoding HEAT repeat domain-containing protein, producing MDDYDDLKTLTDGGEFESPLDSMDEVEPPKPDPEEMLPLLTSSQPQQRMLAARAFCEVQDPRAIPHLIELLKDACPLIRVSAAYALGRNPSKDAVEPLIEQLNRDWNGYVRKGAVWALGNCGDRRALAPLLDALKTEISAVRLWAASSLGQMAAVGYDTVIASLPPIIEALRRDPVPAVRSNCAWALGQLCRELPSNVVYATAIDALIEAFAEDEDMGVREDAKASLLRVGDPRGLQLIEELEVEGWI from the coding sequence ATGGATGATTATGATGACTTAAAAACACTAACGGATGGGGGCGAATTTGAAAGCCCTCTGGATAGTATGGATGAGGTAGAGCCTCCCAAACCAGATCCAGAGGAAATGTTGCCGTTGCTTACATCCTCGCAACCTCAGCAACGGATGTTAGCAGCGCGTGCTTTCTGCGAAGTGCAAGATCCGCGAGCCATACCCCATCTTATTGAACTATTAAAAGACGCTTGCCCTTTGATCAGGGTAAGTGCAGCCTATGCTTTGGGGCGAAACCCCAGCAAGGATGCCGTAGAACCCCTCATCGAACAGCTTAACCGCGATTGGAATGGTTATGTCCGCAAAGGCGCTGTCTGGGCGCTAGGAAACTGCGGAGATCGTCGTGCTTTGGCACCGCTACTAGATGCGTTGAAAACTGAAATTTCGGCTGTGCGTCTCTGGGCGGCGAGTTCATTGGGCCAAATGGCAGCGGTGGGGTATGATACGGTGATTGCGTCTCTACCGCCGATTATTGAAGCTTTGCGACGTGATCCGGTGCCGGCTGTCAGAAGTAATTGTGCTTGGGCTTTAGGCCAGTTATGTCGAGAATTGCCTTCTAATGTGGTTTATGCTACCGCAATTGATGCTCTGATTGAGGCTTTTGCGGAGGATGAGGATATGGGTGTACGCGAAGATGCCAAAGCTTCGTTATTGCGAGTTGGTGATCCGCGTGGTTTACAGTTAATTGAAGAGTTAGAAGTCGAAGGCTGGATATAA
- a CDS encoding NAD(P)/FAD-dependent oxidoreductase, with amino-acid sequence MNSDSLNIIIIGGGAAGFFGAVSAAETNPHCRVTILEAAREPLGKVRISGGGRCNVTHSCFDAGSLVQNYPRGGKALRGAFTRFQARDTVNWFERKGVKLKTEEDGRMFPITDNSNTIVYCLLNAAEDAGVKIYTGTSVASISALSPGFEINLKAGKTLKTDRLLLATGSNPSGYKWAQELGHTIEKPVPSLFTFNIKDERLQDLAGVSVANATVRLTDAKLEQTGPVLITHWGLSGPAVLKLSAWGARFLHDSAYKTTITINWLPQYKQEKLREMLLAVKSQLPQRMVSSSCPLPIPRRLWEKLTVAAEIDENKRWAEVSNKSLNLLIQELTGGKYQVTGKGVFKEEFVTCGGVNLKEIDFKTMESKIQPGLYFAGEILDIDGITGGFNFQSAWTTGWLAGKAISQ; translated from the coding sequence ATGAATTCTGATTCTCTTAACATTATTATAATTGGTGGCGGCGCTGCCGGCTTTTTTGGGGCAGTTTCAGCCGCAGAAACTAACCCTCATTGTCGGGTGACAATTTTAGAAGCTGCGCGGGAACCTTTAGGCAAAGTTCGTATCTCTGGCGGCGGACGTTGTAATGTGACACATTCTTGTTTTGATGCGGGTAGTTTGGTGCAAAATTACCCCAGAGGTGGTAAAGCTTTACGAGGTGCTTTTACTCGTTTTCAAGCCCGTGATACCGTCAATTGGTTTGAAAGAAAAGGTGTAAAGCTAAAAACCGAAGAAGATGGCAGAATGTTTCCGATTACAGATAATTCTAACACGATTGTTTATTGTTTGTTGAATGCAGCCGAAGATGCAGGAGTAAAAATTTACACCGGCACCTCCGTAGCTTCAATTTCAGCCCTTTCTCCAGGCTTTGAAATTAATCTAAAAGCTGGCAAAACTTTAAAAACAGACCGGCTTTTACTCGCCACCGGCAGCAACCCAAGCGGTTACAAATGGGCGCAAGAATTAGGTCATACTATAGAAAAGCCGGTGCCTTCTTTATTTACATTTAATATTAAAGATGAACGCTTACAAGACTTAGCCGGTGTGTCTGTTGCTAATGCAACTGTTCGCTTAACTGACGCCAAATTAGAACAAACAGGGCCGGTTTTAATTACCCATTGGGGGTTAAGCGGGCCGGCTGTTTTAAAATTATCAGCTTGGGGGGCAAGATTTTTGCATGATAGCGCTTATAAAACAACCATTACTATCAATTGGTTGCCGCAATATAAGCAGGAAAAATTACGGGAAATGTTGCTTGCTGTTAAATCTCAATTACCCCAAAGAATGGTTTCTTCAAGTTGTCCGCTTCCCATTCCCCGCCGGCTGTGGGAAAAGTTAACTGTTGCAGCAGAAATTGATGAAAATAAACGTTGGGCAGAAGTTTCTAATAAATCTCTTAATTTGCTAATTCAAGAATTAACTGGAGGCAAATATCAAGTCACCGGCAAAGGAGTTTTCAAAGAAGAATTCGTGACTTGTGGCGGCGTAAACTTAAAAGAAATTGACTTTAAAACAATGGAAAGCAAAATTCAGCCAGGTTTATATTTTGCCGGGGAAATTTTAGATATTGATGGCATCACCGGCGGTTTTAATTTCCAAAGTGCTTGGACGACAGGCTGGCTGGCAGGGAAAGCAATTTCTCAATAG
- a CDS encoding NAD(P)-dependent oxidoreductase has translation MQKLLITGSSGFLGWNLCQVAQQNWQVYGVYFSHPAENSAINLKIDITNFAALKQLFSEVKPAAVIHTAAQSQPNLCQNNPQESYPVNVTASWNIAGLCADYNIPCVFTSTDLVFNGLNAPYKESDPVSPISIYGEQKVMAETGMLERYPQTAVCRMPLMFGAGSPHSQSFIQPMLNSLRAGNELALFIDEFRTPASATSAAKGLLLALDKVHGIIHLGGKERVSRYEFMRLLLQVLEMKEAKITTCRQQDVKMSAPRPADVSLDSSLGFSLGYQPLSLREEFKFLKTQNLGIKS, from the coding sequence ATGCAAAAATTACTCATCACCGGCAGTAGTGGTTTTTTAGGTTGGAATCTCTGCCAAGTTGCCCAACAAAACTGGCAAGTTTACGGGGTTTATTTTTCCCATCCTGCCGAGAATTCCGCCATTAACCTCAAAATTGATATCACAAATTTTGCCGCTTTAAAACAGCTTTTTTCTGAGGTTAAACCGGCGGCTGTCATTCATACGGCGGCTCAATCTCAGCCGAATTTATGCCAAAATAATCCTCAAGAATCATATCCTGTAAATGTCACTGCTTCTTGGAATATTGCCGGCCTTTGTGCAGATTATAATATTCCTTGTGTTTTCACTTCAACAGACTTGGTTTTTAATGGCTTAAATGCACCCTATAAAGAATCTGATCCTGTCTCACCGATCAGTATTTATGGCGAACAAAAAGTTATGGCAGAAACAGGTATGTTGGAACGTTACCCACAAACCGCAGTTTGCAGAATGCCTTTAATGTTTGGTGCCGGCAGTCCCCATTCACAAAGTTTTATTCAACCTATGTTAAACTCTTTACGGGCCGGTAATGAATTGGCTTTATTTATTGATGAGTTCCGCACACCGGCCAGCGCAACCTCCGCCGCTAAAGGTTTATTATTGGCTTTAGATAAAGTTCATGGTATTATTCATCTGGGAGGCAAAGAACGAGTTTCCCGTTATGAATTTATGCGCTTGCTACTGCAAGTTTTAGAAATGAAAGAGGCTAAAATTACAACTTGCCGCCAACAAGATGTTAAAATGTCGGCACCGAGGCCGGCAGATGTTTCTTTGGATAGTTCTTTAGGTTTTAGTTTAGGATATCAGCCTTTGAGTTTACGCGAAGAATTTAAGTTTTTAAAAACTCAAAATTTAGGCATTAAAAGTTAG
- a CDS encoding Rpn family recombination-promoting nuclease/putative transposase produces MRFISPKTDFAFKKIFASEDSKDILISFLNALLYEGEPTIEDLEIIDPYSAGRNIGLKDSYLDVKARLQDETIVIIEMQVLNVEAFDKRVLYNAAKTYATQLKSGEGYFKLKPVIALTITDFIMFEETDEICSRFVFKEKQKLFDYKDNHLELVFVELPKFTKTLEELETLADKWIFFIKTAPSLETVPDKMAEVPALEKALRIANEVNLSREEMEELEKRVMFLEDQKGVLRLGLREGREQGLREGQTTLILRLLNRRLGEVPADIQDQINSLTLEKLNSLGETILELTNFSQLSEWLQANSSTT; encoded by the coding sequence ATGAGATTTATCAGCCCCAAAACAGACTTTGCCTTTAAAAAAATCTTCGCCTCAGAAGACAGCAAAGACATCTTAATTAGTTTCTTAAACGCCTTGCTGTATGAAGGAGAACCAACCATCGAAGACTTAGAAATAATCGACCCCTATAGTGCAGGAAGAAACATCGGTTTAAAAGACTCGTATTTAGATGTCAAAGCCAGACTACAAGATGAAACAATAGTCATAATTGAAATGCAGGTATTGAATGTAGAAGCATTTGATAAACGAGTTTTGTACAATGCAGCAAAAACCTACGCAACGCAACTGAAATCAGGAGAAGGCTATTTTAAATTAAAGCCGGTGATAGCCTTAACCATTACCGACTTTATCATGTTTGAAGAGACCGATGAAATTTGCTCAAGATTTGTTTTTAAAGAAAAGCAAAAACTCTTTGATTACAAAGACAACCATCTTGAATTAGTCTTTGTGGAATTGCCAAAATTTACCAAAACTTTAGAAGAATTGGAAACTTTAGCAGATAAGTGGATATTTTTTATAAAAACAGCACCAAGCTTAGAGACTGTACCGGATAAAATGGCAGAAGTGCCGGCATTGGAAAAAGCCTTAAGAATTGCCAATGAAGTGAATTTAAGCCGAGAAGAGATGGAAGAATTAGAAAAGCGAGTAATGTTTTTAGAAGATCAAAAAGGAGTGCTGCGTTTAGGTTTGCGAGAAGGAAGAGAACAAGGGTTAAGGGAAGGACAAACTACATTAATTTTACGACTACTTAACCGGCGTTTGGGAGAAGTGCCGGCAGACATTCAAGATCAAATAAACTCCCTAACTCTTGAAAAACTCAACAGTTTAGGAGAAACTATATTAGAACTAACAAACTTTTCCCAGTTGAGTGAGTGGTTGCAAGCAAATTCAAGTACAACCTAA
- a CDS encoding ChaB family protein gives MVDAAYKAERTVSAIFKDQQEIDGAIRRLLDRGIRQDHISVMGKNFQSKTRIAGFITKRDLILGGLRNGAIFGSLFGSFLSLLTGVGVLFIPFVGPVVAAGPLGAVLLGAASGALAGSAGAGLVSALAALGMPEEKAAVYQTRVEAGEFLVMAEVPANKSGEIQLLLESAGGEEISVHDMTLPRACDGRCDSVNELAPEVRSHLSDAAQKVFMERYNAVYDESQNGLDAEHAAWDSVREQFDEDENGVWSKQKVSV, from the coding sequence ATGGTGGATGCAGCCTACAAAGCTGAACGTACTGTGTCAGCAATTTTTAAGGATCAACAAGAAATAGATGGGGCTATTCGCCGTTTGTTGGATCGCGGTATTCGTCAAGATCATATCTCGGTAATGGGGAAAAATTTTCAGTCTAAAACTCGTATTGCGGGTTTTATTACTAAGCGAGATTTGATTTTGGGTGGGTTGCGAAATGGGGCTATTTTTGGCTCTTTGTTTGGTTCTTTTTTAAGTCTTTTAACCGGCGTTGGGGTGTTGTTTATTCCTTTTGTGGGGCCGGTGGTTGCGGCGGGGCCGCTGGGTGCTGTATTGTTAGGTGCAGCTAGTGGTGCTCTGGCTGGTAGTGCTGGTGCTGGTTTGGTTTCTGCGCTTGCTGCTTTGGGTATGCCGGAGGAGAAGGCGGCGGTTTATCAAACTCGTGTTGAAGCTGGCGAGTTTTTGGTGATGGCTGAGGTGCCGGCTAATAAGTCTGGTGAAATTCAGCTATTATTGGAAAGTGCCGGTGGTGAAGAAATTTCTGTGCATGATATGACTTTGCCTCGTGCTTGTGATGGCCGGTGTGATAGTGTGAATGAGTTGGCGCCAGAAGTTCGTTCTCATTTGTCGGATGCAGCGCAAAAAGTTTTTATGGAGCGCTACAATGCTGTGTACGATGAAAGCCAGAATGGTTTGGATGCTGAACACGCTGCTTGGGATAGTGTACGAGAGCAGTTTGATGAGGATGAAAATGGTGTTTGGTCTAAACAAAAGGTGAGTGTTTAA
- a CDS encoding pentapeptide repeat-containing protein, producing the protein MLQDFSLQNLQGRNFKGQDLSGCNFAGADIRGANFTGAVLKGANFSNILAGVQPSKGVLLRLLSCFLSVLAGAYSVFSGVAINPNFTTLSGIYQGVILLFLFGIFGGFTFYKNLEWGVLSLAVLSSLVGAMGTATWNENLGLIWAFSSMVVWVWLRILAGVFALACGGEGGGAAAGFLAWLFGFFAMIYGLWIMGISDFLFLIWGLIIYLVVGVFSGYGCRRAIRGDLRFNLVLKLGVILASTVGTCFRRADLTDANFSKAVLDNVDFRQAILTRTYLRESSFIFRARLEGTILENDLIRDLLVTGNGRNKCYSGLSLKGANLAGANLENADLQEVNLNEATLKKACLNGSNLRGTQLLGVNLSEAKLTAAVLADLNVNYLTNVDGVICDYFYFQADQLERLPKSGEFLPGEFDCAFEEVCLGKKSLFNTKEVEVKNK; encoded by the coding sequence ATGCTACAAGATTTTTCTCTTCAAAATTTACAAGGCCGGAATTTTAAGGGCCAAGATTTATCGGGATGTAATTTTGCCGGTGCGGATATTCGAGGGGCCAATTTTACGGGGGCTGTTTTAAAAGGGGCTAATTTTAGCAACATTCTGGCTGGGGTTCAGCCAAGTAAAGGTGTTTTATTACGGCTTTTGTCTTGTTTTCTTTCGGTATTAGCCGGAGCATACTCGGTTTTTAGTGGGGTGGCTATAAATCCTAATTTTACAACTTTAAGTGGGATTTATCAAGGGGTAATATTGCTTTTTTTGTTTGGCATTTTTGGTGGTTTTACTTTTTATAAAAATCTTGAGTGGGGGGTTTTAAGTTTGGCGGTTTTGTCTTCGCTGGTTGGTGCGATGGGGACTGCGACTTGGAATGAGAATTTGGGTTTGATTTGGGCTTTTTCTAGTATGGTTGTTTGGGTTTGGTTACGAATTTTGGCGGGTGTATTTGCTTTGGCTTGTGGGGGTGAAGGCGGAGGTGCTGCGGCGGGATTTTTAGCTTGGCTTTTTGGCTTTTTTGCGATGATTTATGGTCTTTGGATCATGGGAATAAGTGATTTTCTTTTTTTAATTTGGGGGCTGATAATTTATTTGGTGGTGGGAGTTTTTTCGGGGTATGGGTGCCGACGGGCTATCCGGGGAGATTTGCGGTTTAATTTGGTTCTTAAGTTGGGGGTTATTTTGGCGAGTACGGTGGGGACTTGTTTTCGTCGGGCTGATTTAACTGATGCTAATTTTTCTAAGGCTGTGCTGGATAATGTTGATTTTCGGCAGGCAATTTTGACTCGTACTTATTTGCGGGAAAGTTCTTTTATCTTCCGCGCCAGGCTGGAGGGTACTATTTTGGAAAATGATTTGATTCGAGATTTATTGGTAACGGGTAATGGCAGAAATAAGTGCTATTCTGGCTTAAGTTTAAAGGGGGCTAATTTGGCGGGGGCGAATTTAGAAAACGCGGATTTACAAGAGGTTAATTTGAATGAAGCAACACTGAAAAAGGCTTGTTTAAATGGGTCTAATCTTAGAGGTACTCAGTTACTTGGGGTAAATTTATCTGAAGCAAAGTTAACTGCTGCTGTTTTGGCTGATTTGAATGTTAATTATTTAACAAATGTTGATGGGGTTATCTGCGATTATTTTTATTTTCAGGCAGATCAGTTAGAACGTTTGCCGAAAAGTGGGGAGTTTTTGCCTGGAGAGTTTGATTGTGCGTTTGAGGAGGTTTGTTTGGGCAAAAAATCGCTTTTTAATACGAAAGAGGTTGAAGTTAAAAATAAATAA
- a CDS encoding DUF4112 domain-containing protein: protein MTKTPPLTHTKTVQRLRQLSHLLDNAIPIPGTRYRIGIDPILGLLPAGGDIAGGLLSVYIIYNAAKLGLPQETLTKMVSNVLFEVIAGTVPVVGDVVDVAWKANIRNLELLETHLQLPSTSKKANPWFVFFLLAGLILVIILVASFSIFLITSLFRLITGT from the coding sequence ATGACCAAAACCCCGCCCCTCACCCACACCAAAACCGTCCAACGCCTGCGCCAACTCTCCCACCTACTCGATAACGCCATTCCCATCCCCGGTACTCGCTACCGCATAGGAATTGACCCCATATTAGGACTATTACCCGCCGGTGGCGACATAGCCGGTGGCCTTCTCTCCGTTTACATCATCTACAACGCCGCCAAACTTGGACTCCCCCAAGAAACTCTTACGAAAATGGTGTCAAACGTCCTTTTTGAAGTCATCGCCGGCACAGTTCCCGTCGTTGGCGACGTCGTAGATGTAGCCTGGAAAGCAAACATCAGAAACCTAGAACTCCTCGAAACCCACCTCCAACTCCCCTCCACCAGCAAAAAAGCAAATCCCTGGTTTGTCTTTTTCCTCCTGGCCGGTTTAATCCTCGTCATCATTTTAGTTGCCAGTTTTAGCATATTCCTCATCACCTCCCTATTTCGACTGATCACCGGCACCTAA
- a CDS encoding peptidoglycan-binding protein, which produces MLSHSEVKPFTLVTNKPQLQLHSTGAAVIELQTLLAHWGTYRGEINGKFDRFVEAAVKRFQFAVFLADDGIVGSLTWKALETGAPVNVPVLRLGSTGNAVRTIQDVLKEAGFYYGQIDGVFGPVTEAAVRNLQHSFNLIQDGIVGPRTWWALSRIPRAYLPDGAGC; this is translated from the coding sequence ATGCTTTCACACAGTGAAGTTAAACCTTTTACTCTCGTTACCAATAAACCCCAACTGCAACTGCATTCCACCGGCGCCGCCGTTATAGAATTGCAAACTTTGCTTGCTCACTGGGGAACTTATCGCGGCGAAATTAACGGAAAATTTGATCGGTTTGTAGAAGCAGCGGTTAAGCGTTTTCAGTTTGCAGTGTTTTTAGCAGATGATGGGATTGTTGGGTCGCTGACTTGGAAAGCTTTGGAAACGGGTGCGCCGGTGAATGTGCCGGTGTTGCGTTTGGGTTCCACCGGCAACGCCGTCCGCACGATACAAGATGTCCTTAAAGAAGCCGGTTTTTATTATGGACAAATAGACGGAGTTTTTGGGCCGGTGACAGAAGCAGCCGTCCGAAATTTACAGCACAGTTTTAATCTTATTCAAGACGGCATTGTTGGGCCGCGCACTTGGTGGGCCTTAAGCCGCATCCCCCGTGCTTATTTGCCAGATGGGGCCGGTTGTTAA
- a CDS encoding carbohydrate ABC transporter permease, producing the protein MAENRLETQVSKFQPQNRLSAGVRSVVPGLDWFLNSASLFVLILGALIVLLPLGVVFLTSLSPTGTISLWPSQWTLANYQEAWRRGNFLLAFANSTFVALMVTLFQVVTSALAGYALARLKFGGKNAILLLVLATLVIPFQLLVIPIFLVLKWGHLINTYAALILPTAANGFGIFLMRQFFQTVPVELEEAAALDGATRWQILWRVMLPLSRPAVVTLFLFTFIGEWNDLFKPLIFTTKPALKTVQLALADFQEQFTNSWGLLMAAVVVATVPVVLLFLAGSRQFIRGIATTGIKN; encoded by the coding sequence ATGGCTGAAAATCGGCTGGAAACTCAAGTATCCAAGTTTCAACCCCAGAATCGTTTATCAGCGGGCGTTCGATCTGTTGTACCTGGGCTTGACTGGTTTTTAAATTCCGCGAGTTTATTTGTATTGATACTTGGTGCTTTAATTGTGCTATTGCCGCTGGGGGTGGTTTTTTTAACCTCACTTTCTCCCACCGGCACGATAAGTCTCTGGCCTTCGCAGTGGACGCTGGCCAATTATCAGGAGGCTTGGCGGCGAGGGAATTTTTTATTAGCGTTTGCAAATTCAACTTTTGTGGCGTTAATGGTGACTTTGTTTCAGGTGGTAACTTCGGCGCTGGCGGGGTATGCTTTGGCGCGGTTAAAGTTTGGGGGGAAAAATGCAATTTTGTTGCTGGTTTTGGCGACTTTGGTGATTCCGTTTCAGTTGTTGGTGATTCCTATTTTTTTGGTGTTGAAATGGGGTCATTTAATTAATACTTATGCGGCGTTGATTTTGCCGACGGCGGCTAATGGTTTTGGGATTTTTTTGATGCGGCAGTTTTTCCAAACTGTGCCGGTGGAATTAGAGGAGGCGGCTGCTTTGGATGGGGCGACAAGGTGGCAAATTTTATGGCGGGTGATGCTGCCTTTGTCTAGGCCGGCGGTGGTGACGTTGTTTTTGTTTACGTTTATTGGGGAGTGGAATGATTTGTTTAAGCCTCTGATTTTTACGACTAAGCCGGCTTTAAAAACTGTGCAGTTGGCGTTGGCAGATTTTCAGGAACAGTTTACTAATAGTTGGGGATTATTGATGGCGGCGGTGGTGGTGGCGACGGTGCCGGTGGTGTTGTTGTTTTTGGCCGGTTCTCGTCAGTTTATCCGGGGAATTGCTACGACAGGGATTAAGAATTGA
- a CDS encoding aldehyde oxygenase (deformylating) yields MPQLEASPAIDFQSEIYKDAYSRINAIVIEGEQEANENYIRLAELLPDHKDELISLSKMENRHKKGFQACGRNLEVTPDMEFARQFFADLHKNFQEAAATGNIVTCLLIQALIIECFAIAAYNIYIPVADDFARKITEGVLKDEYMHLNFGEKWLKEHFEESKAQLEEANRKNLPLVWRMLNEVEKDAHILGMEKEALVEDFMISYGEALGNIGFTPRELMRLSAHGLAAA; encoded by the coding sequence ATGCCGCAGCTTGAAGCCAGCCCAGCCATTGACTTTCAAAGCGAAATTTATAAAGATGCCTACAGCCGGATCAACGCCATCGTCATTGAAGGCGAACAAGAGGCCAACGAAAACTACATCAGACTCGCTGAACTGCTGCCGGATCATAAAGACGAGTTAATCAGCTTATCCAAAATGGAGAACCGGCACAAAAAAGGCTTCCAAGCCTGTGGGCGAAACCTGGAAGTGACCCCAGACATGGAATTTGCCCGGCAATTTTTTGCCGATCTGCACAAAAACTTCCAAGAAGCAGCCGCCACCGGCAACATCGTCACCTGCTTACTCATTCAAGCCCTAATCATTGAATGCTTCGCCATCGCCGCCTACAACATTTACATTCCCGTAGCTGATGACTTCGCCCGTAAAATCACCGAAGGAGTCCTCAAAGACGAGTATATGCACCTAAACTTCGGCGAAAAATGGCTCAAAGAACACTTTGAAGAGTCCAAAGCTCAACTCGAAGAAGCCAATCGTAAAAACCTCCCCCTCGTCTGGCGGATGCTTAACGAAGTAGAAAAAGATGCACACATACTAGGTATGGAAAAAGAAGCCCTCGTAGAGGACTTTATGATTTCCTATGGCGAAGCACTGGGGAATATTGGCTTTACCCCCCGTGAACTCATGCGTCTGTCTGCTCACGGATTAGCAGCAGCTTAA
- a CDS encoding long-chain acyl-[acyl-carrier-protein] reductase, with protein sequence MFGLIGHLTSLEHAQAVAKELGYPEYADQGLDFWCSAPPQIVDEITVTSITGQKIQGRYVESCFLPEMLATRRIKAATRKILNAMAHAQKSGLKITALGGFSSIIFENFKLEQQFQQIRNIKLEFERFTTGNTHTAYIICRQVEQASQKLGIELSKATVAICGATGDIGSAVCRWLDKCTDVAEMLLIARDGERLLALQEELGRGKILSLEEALPQADIVVWVASMPKGVEIDASKLKQPCLLIDGGYPKNMATKLQHPGVYVLNGGIVEHSLDIEWKIMSIVNMDAPARQLFACFAESMLLEFEKLYTNFSWGRNQITVEKMELIGQMSVKHGFRPLLSFSS encoded by the coding sequence ATGTTTGGTCTAATCGGTCATTTAACGAGTTTGGAACACGCCCAGGCTGTGGCAAAAGAACTTGGCTACCCAGAATATGCCGATCAAGGCTTAGATTTCTGGTGTTCTGCTCCACCGCAAATCGTAGACGAAATCACAGTTACCAGCATCACCGGCCAAAAAATCCAAGGCCGGTATGTCGAATCGTGCTTTCTGCCCGAAATGCTAGCCACCCGACGCATCAAAGCAGCCACGCGAAAAATCCTCAATGCAATGGCCCATGCCCAAAAAAGCGGCCTCAAAATCACCGCCCTAGGAGGATTTTCCTCAATTATCTTTGAAAACTTCAAACTCGAACAACAATTCCAGCAGATCCGCAATATCAAACTGGAATTTGAACGCTTTACCACCGGCAACACCCATACCGCCTATATCATTTGCCGGCAAGTAGAACAAGCCTCCCAAAAACTCGGCATAGAGCTTAGCAAAGCCACTGTTGCCATTTGCGGCGCCACCGGCGATATCGGTTCTGCTGTGTGCCGCTGGCTCGACAAGTGCACCGACGTTGCCGAAATGTTGCTCATAGCCCGCGACGGAGAACGCCTGCTGGCTTTACAAGAAGAACTCGGTCGGGGCAAAATCCTCTCCTTAGAAGAAGCCCTCCCCCAAGCCGATATCGTCGTCTGGGTTGCCAGTATGCCCAAAGGTGTAGAAATAGACGCGAGCAAATTAAAACAACCCTGTTTACTGATCGATGGCGGCTACCCAAAAAACATGGCAACCAAACTCCAACATCCGGGGGTTTACGTCCTCAACGGCGGTATTGTTGAGCACTCCCTCGATATTGAATGGAAAATCATGTCTATCGTCAACATGGACGCACCGGCCCGTCAGCTATTCGCCTGTTTTGCCGAATCCATGTTACTCGAATTTGAAAAACTGTACACCAATTTTTCTTGGGGACGCAATCAAATCACCGTCGAAAAAATGGAATTAATCGGCCAAATGTCCGTCAAACACGGCTTCCGCCCCTTATTGTCCTTCTCTTCCTAG
- a CDS encoding tellurite resistance TerB family protein — protein sequence MIKNPKSTGNAEIFESLKRSTTDLVLEPAEALMAISILATTADGNLSEEEKWTLYANHIRIFKSHSGEEFQALLNKVLQLIQQYSSAAVFAAAKVALTSQLRQSAFAMAADLVLSDGVLVAEEKEFLLQLWHALDIPDEIGEKILNVMIIKNCH from the coding sequence ATGATCAAAAATCCCAAGAGCACTGGCAATGCTGAGATTTTCGAGAGTTTAAAACGTTCGACAACTGATTTAGTTTTAGAACCGGCTGAGGCGTTGATGGCGATTTCAATTTTGGCGACGACGGCGGATGGAAATTTATCTGAGGAGGAAAAATGGACGCTTTATGCCAATCATATCCGCATTTTTAAGTCTCATTCTGGTGAGGAATTTCAAGCTTTGTTAAATAAGGTTTTGCAATTAATTCAGCAGTATAGTTCAGCGGCGGTTTTTGCGGCGGCTAAGGTGGCTTTGACATCTCAATTAAGACAATCTGCCTTTGCTATGGCTGCGGATCTTGTTTTATCGGATGGGGTTTTGGTGGCCGAAGAAAAAGAGTTTTTGTTGCAACTTTGGCACGCTTTGGATATTCCCGATGAAATAGGAGAGAAAATTTTAAATGTGATGATTATCAAAAATTGTCATTAG